One genomic segment of Protaetiibacter intestinalis includes these proteins:
- the miaA gene encoding tRNA (adenosine(37)-N6)-dimethylallyltransferase MiaA, translated as MTGLVAVVGATGTGKSELSLDLAERLSASGTPAEIVNADAMQLYRGMDIGTAKLPLAERRGIPHHLLDVLEPAEEASVARYQTEARAVIDEILERGAVPILVGGSGLYVSSVVYDFRFPGTDDAIRVRLEDELTSHGPGALFERLRMRDPQAAAAIGPHNGRRIVRALEVIELTGEPFGAGLPEESGTWRPTVTIGLRLARERLVPRLDARVERMWRDGLLDEVARLRPAGLGTTASRAIGYAQALRRLDGELVEAAAIAETQALTRRYARRQVSWFGRSRETVWLDADDPARADAALDAVSSR; from the coding sequence GTGACCGGGCTCGTCGCCGTCGTCGGCGCGACGGGCACCGGCAAGTCGGAGCTGTCGCTCGACCTCGCCGAGCGGCTCAGCGCATCCGGAACCCCCGCCGAGATCGTCAACGCGGACGCCATGCAGCTGTACCGCGGCATGGACATCGGCACCGCGAAGCTGCCGCTCGCTGAGCGCCGCGGCATCCCGCACCACCTGCTCGACGTGCTCGAGCCGGCCGAGGAGGCGAGCGTTGCGCGCTACCAGACCGAGGCGCGGGCGGTCATCGACGAGATCCTCGAGCGCGGAGCGGTGCCGATCCTGGTGGGCGGCAGCGGGCTCTACGTCTCGAGCGTCGTCTACGACTTCCGCTTTCCCGGCACGGACGACGCCATCCGGGTACGTCTCGAGGACGAGCTGACGTCGCACGGACCGGGGGCGCTGTTCGAGCGGCTGCGGATGCGCGACCCCCAGGCCGCCGCCGCCATCGGCCCCCACAACGGCCGCCGCATCGTGCGGGCGCTCGAGGTGATCGAGCTCACGGGCGAACCCTTCGGTGCGGGACTTCCGGAGGAGTCGGGCACTTGGCGCCCGACCGTGACGATCGGCCTGCGCCTCGCGCGCGAGCGGCTCGTGCCGCGCCTCGACGCACGGGTCGAGCGGATGTGGCGCGACGGTCTCCTGGACGAGGTCGCGCGCCTGCGCCCCGCCGGACTCGGCACGACCGCGTCGCGGGCGATCGGCTACGCGCAGGCGCTGCGCCGGCTCGACGGCGAACTCGTCGAAGCCGCGGCGATCGCGGAGACGCAGGCGCTCACCCGTCGCTATGCGCGGCGGCAGGTGTCGTGGTTCGGGCGCTCCCGCGAGACGGTGTGGCTCGACGCCGACGATCCCGCGCGTGCCGACGCGGCGCTCGACGCGGTCAGCTCGCGCTGA
- the miaB gene encoding tRNA (N6-isopentenyl adenosine(37)-C2)-methylthiotransferase MiaB: MTLLDADHATRSQDAPRTYEVRTFGCQMNVHDSERLSGSLESAGYVRATDGEADVVVINTCAVRENADNKLYGTLGHLASAKRSHEGMQIAVGGCLAQKDKNVILEKAPWVDVVFGTHNMGSLPALLERARHNGEAQLEILEALEVFPSTLPTRRENTYSGWVSISVGCNNTCTFCIVPSLRGKEKDRRPGEILAEIEALVADGAIEVTLLGQNVNSYGVEFGDRQAFGKLLRAAGEIEGLERVRFTSPHPAAFTDDVIDAMAETANVMPQLHMPLQSGSDRILKAMRRSYRSERFLGILDRVRDRIPHAAISTDIIVGFPGETEEDFAETLRVVEQARFASAFTFQYSIRPGTPAATLPDQLPKAVVQERYERLIALQERVSGEEARKLVGTPVEVLVASGEGRRDDETRRLSGRAEDNRLVHFDVPEGGAVPRPGDVVSVVVTRATPHFLIAAPAGETLPIRRTRAGDAWDRAEAESCAVPAPTAGGARAVNLGLPGLRPA; encoded by the coding sequence ATGACGCTGCTCGACGCCGACCACGCAACCCGGTCGCAGGATGCCCCGCGCACCTACGAGGTGCGCACCTTCGGCTGCCAGATGAACGTGCACGACTCGGAGCGGCTGTCCGGCTCGCTCGAGTCGGCGGGCTACGTGCGCGCCACCGACGGCGAGGCCGACGTCGTCGTCATCAACACCTGCGCCGTGCGCGAGAACGCCGACAACAAGCTCTACGGCACCCTCGGACACCTCGCGAGCGCCAAGCGCAGCCACGAGGGCATGCAGATCGCCGTCGGCGGCTGCCTCGCCCAGAAGGACAAGAACGTCATCCTCGAGAAGGCGCCCTGGGTCGACGTCGTGTTCGGCACCCACAACATGGGCTCCCTCCCCGCGCTGCTCGAGCGCGCGCGCCACAACGGCGAGGCGCAGCTCGAGATCCTCGAGGCGCTCGAGGTGTTCCCCTCGACCCTGCCGACCCGTCGCGAGAACACCTACTCGGGCTGGGTGTCGATCTCGGTCGGCTGCAACAACACCTGCACCTTCTGCATCGTGCCGTCGCTGCGCGGCAAGGAGAAGGACCGCCGACCGGGCGAGATCCTCGCCGAGATCGAGGCGCTCGTCGCAGACGGAGCCATCGAGGTGACGCTGCTCGGCCAGAACGTCAACTCCTACGGCGTCGAGTTCGGCGATCGGCAGGCCTTCGGCAAGCTGCTGCGTGCGGCGGGCGAGATCGAGGGCCTCGAGCGCGTGCGCTTCACGAGCCCCCACCCGGCCGCCTTCACCGACGACGTCATCGACGCCATGGCCGAGACCGCGAACGTCATGCCGCAGCTGCACATGCCGCTGCAGTCCGGCTCCGACCGCATCCTCAAGGCCATGCGGCGCTCCTACCGCTCGGAGCGGTTCCTCGGCATCCTCGACCGGGTGCGCGACCGCATCCCGCACGCCGCGATCTCGACCGACATCATCGTCGGGTTCCCGGGCGAGACCGAGGAGGACTTCGCCGAGACCCTGCGGGTCGTGGAGCAGGCCCGCTTCGCCTCCGCCTTCACCTTCCAGTACTCGATCCGCCCCGGCACCCCCGCGGCCACGCTGCCCGATCAGCTGCCCAAGGCGGTCGTGCAGGAGCGCTACGAGCGCCTCATCGCGCTGCAGGAGCGCGTCTCGGGCGAGGAGGCGCGGAAGCTCGTCGGCACCCCGGTCGAGGTGCTCGTCGCGAGCGGCGAGGGCCGTCGCGACGACGAGACCCGCCGGCTCTCCGGGCGCGCGGAGGACAACCGGCTCGTGCACTTCGACGTGCCGGAGGGCGGTGCGGTGCCGCGGCCCGGCGACGTCGTGAGCGTCGTCGTCACGCGTGCGACTCCGCACTTCCTCATCGCCGCGCCCGCGGGCGAGACCCTGCCGATCCGCCGCACGCGTGCGGGCGATGCGTGGGACCGCGCGGAGGCCGAATCGTGCGCCGTGCCGGCGCCGACCGCCGGTGGCGCCCGCGCGGTCAACCTCGGGCTGCCGGGACTGCGTCCCGCGTGA
- a CDS encoding regulatory protein RecX, with protein MADTDDRLAPVSYLFGASGEPAWNDAWGDDVDDSCARLTDAETERISMKALGRRSLSRRELERVLRDGGVDDEGIARECDRLARVGLLDDAALAQTLVASLQERKGLGRTAIAAELARRLFAPAAIEYALELVDSGDELARAHEAARKRAAQLGGLDHDTAARRLSGYLARRGYSGSTVRAAVEHALPRDRAARAGTSTVRFS; from the coding sequence ATGGCCGACACCGACGACCGCCTCGCGCCCGTGAGCTACCTGTTCGGGGCGTCCGGTGAGCCCGCCTGGAACGACGCGTGGGGCGACGACGTGGACGACTCCTGTGCACGGTTGACCGACGCCGAGACCGAGCGGATCTCGATGAAGGCCCTCGGGCGACGGTCCCTGTCGCGTCGCGAGCTCGAGCGCGTGCTGCGCGACGGGGGAGTCGACGACGAGGGCATCGCGCGCGAGTGCGATCGGCTGGCGCGCGTCGGGCTGCTCGACGACGCCGCCCTCGCTCAGACGCTCGTCGCGAGCCTGCAGGAGCGCAAGGGCCTCGGCCGCACCGCGATCGCGGCCGAGCTCGCGCGTCGGCTGTTCGCGCCGGCGGCGATCGAGTACGCGCTCGAACTCGTCGACAGCGGCGACGAGCTCGCCCGGGCACACGAGGCGGCGCGCAAGCGCGCCGCCCAGCTGGGCGGGCTCGACCACGACACGGCGGCGCGTCGGCTGAGCGGCTACCTCGCCCGGCGCGGCTACTCGGGCAGCACGGTCCGTGCGGCGGTCGAGCACGCGCTTCCGCGCGACCGTGCGGCGCGGGCCGGCACCTCGACCGTGCGGTTCAGCTAG
- the recA gene encoding recombinase RecA, translating into MPTPADREKALETALAQIDRQFGKGTVMRLGSDERAPVAVIPTGSIALDVALGIGGLPRGRIVEIYGPESSGKTTLTLHAIANAQRAGGIAAFIDAEHALDPEYAKKLGVDIDALLVSQPDTGEQALEIADMLVRSGSIDLIVVDSVAALVPRAEIEGEMGDSHVGLQARLMSQALRKLTGGLNQTQTTMIFINQLREKIGVFFGSPETTAGGKALKFYASVRLDIRRIETLKDGAEAVGNRTRVKVVKNKMAPPFKQAEFDILYGVGISREGSLIDYGVEHNIVKKSGAWYTYDGDQLGQGKENARNFLLEHPEIADEIEQKILVQLGIGAAAKAAQAANVDSLEDKLAARKASGE; encoded by the coding sequence ATGCCTACACCTGCAGACCGCGAGAAGGCCCTCGAGACCGCCCTCGCCCAGATCGACCGCCAGTTCGGCAAGGGAACCGTCATGCGCCTCGGCAGCGACGAACGCGCCCCCGTCGCCGTCATCCCCACGGGTTCCATCGCGCTCGACGTGGCGCTCGGCATCGGCGGGCTCCCGCGCGGCCGCATCGTCGAGATCTACGGCCCGGAGTCCTCCGGCAAGACCACGCTCACGCTCCACGCGATCGCCAACGCCCAGCGGGCGGGCGGCATCGCCGCGTTCATCGACGCCGAGCACGCGCTCGACCCCGAGTACGCCAAGAAGCTCGGCGTCGACATCGACGCGCTCCTCGTCTCGCAGCCCGACACGGGCGAGCAGGCCCTCGAGATCGCCGACATGCTCGTGCGCTCCGGGTCGATCGACCTCATCGTCGTCGACTCCGTCGCGGCGCTCGTGCCGCGCGCCGAGATCGAGGGCGAGATGGGCGACAGCCACGTGGGCCTCCAGGCGCGCCTCATGTCGCAGGCGCTCCGCAAGCTCACGGGTGGGCTCAACCAGACCCAGACCACGATGATCTTCATCAACCAGCTGCGCGAGAAGATCGGCGTGTTCTTCGGCAGCCCCGAGACCACCGCGGGCGGCAAGGCGCTCAAGTTCTACGCCTCCGTGCGCCTCGACATCCGCCGCATCGAGACCCTCAAGGACGGCGCCGAGGCGGTCGGCAACCGCACGCGCGTCAAGGTCGTCAAGAACAAGATGGCGCCGCCCTTCAAGCAGGCCGAGTTCGACATCCTGTACGGCGTCGGCATCTCGCGCGAGGGCAGCCTCATCGACTACGGCGTCGAGCACAACATCGTCAAGAAGTCGGGCGCGTGGTACACCTACGACGGCGACCAGCTCGGCCAGGGCAAGGAGAACGCGCGCAACTTCCTGCTCGAGCACCCCGAGATCGCGGACGAGATCGAGCAGAAGATCCTCGTGCAGCTCGGCATCGGCGCGGCGGCGAAGGCCGCACAGGCCGCGAACGTCGACTCGCTGGAAGACAAGCTCGCCGCCCGCAAGGCGTCGGGGGAGTAG